A genomic segment from Nicotiana tabacum cultivar K326 chromosome 7, ASM71507v2, whole genome shotgun sequence encodes:
- the LOC142182581 gene encoding uncharacterized protein LOC142182581: protein MSMSNNQAKEPIVYFRKKIRKTKRIEQVVGTVVASPAHQDFLPKKVGQKSFETLHKSSIKLFEEEKKCVDKKETKTKSGTKCSYSSKSNTRLCKGGGARNAKISDNKEERRKTWNPQTSVFNKYMEILTTEEETNWNELALVDGNIDYVSSQLEFAKDLGETAQRFALTKVCSLKKSLNSPPIFPNTYSERFDAKIRKAKMVHQENQKIINFEDFYAQRRSNKGINISEKIVNSREEVTKLLGTNSNQSSGLKLQFQNMTIMNQQQQHTQCDPTSGVWGGWGVRKSYAELYGVETSMNQVSDPNYFLGNHMKEQNTWPRTYKPRAIVHPSKIISPCKNSDQNMQRTSGSASSFSFMKLLMGDENCSILTEELNAKQQFLSPSWVQQPQQISFMDLLTREDHELEMFDLDSTKHDVF, encoded by the exons GATTTTTTACCCAAAAAAGTAGGCCAAAAGAGCTTTGAAACATTACACAAAAGTTCCATCAAACTTTTCGAGGAAGAGAAGAAATGTGTTGATAAGAAGGAAACAAAAACAAAGAGCGGAACCAAGTGTTCCTATAGCTCAAAGTCAAATACTAGACTATGCAAAG GTGGAGGGGCTCGAAATGCTAAAATTAGTGATAATAAAGAGGAAAGGCGCAAAACCTGGAATCCTCAAACATCAGTTTTCAACAAATACATGGAAATTCTGACAACAGAGGAAGAGACAAATTGGAATGAGCTTGCTCTT GTTGATGGGAACATAGACTATGTGAGTAGCCAGTTGGAATTTGCCAAGGACTTGGGAGAAACAGCTCAGAGGTTTGCACTTACAAAAGTGTGTAGCTTGAAGAAATCTTTGAATTCCCCTCCTATTTTTCCTAATACTTATTCGGAAAGATTTGATGCTAAGATTAGAAAAGCAAAAATGGTTCATCAAGAGAACCAGAAGATTATAAATTTTGAAGATTTTTATGCTCAAAGAAGATCAAATAAAGGTATCAATATCAGTGAAAAAATTGTGAATTCCAGAGAAGAAGTGACCAAACTTTTGGGAACAAACAGTAACCAGTCTAGTGGCCTAAAATTGCAGTTCCAAAATATGACCATTAtgaaccaacaacaacaacatacacaGTGCgatcccacaagtggagtctggggagggtggGGTGTACGCAAATCTTACGCAGAACTTTATGGGGTAGAGACTAGTATGAACCAAGTGAGTGATCCTAATTATTTCCTTGGTAATCATATGAAGGAACAGAATACATGGCCAAGAACTTATAAGCCAAGAGCAATAGTTCATCCATCCAAGATTATAAGCCCATGCAAGAACTCTGATCAGAACATGCAGAGAACATCAGGGTCCGCGTCGTCTTTCTCTTTTATGAAATTGCTAATGGGAGATGAAAATTGCTCcatattgactgaagaactaaaTGCAAAACAACAGTTCCTTAGCCCAAGCTGGGTGCAGCAACCCCAGCAAATATCTTTTATGGATCTGCTGACAAGAGAAGATCATGAACTTGAGATGTTTGATTTGGATTCTACTAAACATGATGTCTTTTGA